In Oryza sativa Japonica Group chromosome 2, ASM3414082v1, the following are encoded in one genomic region:
- the LOC4330315 gene encoding pentatricopeptide repeat-containing protein At1g74900, mitochondrial, which yields MPPLPRPPPTPTSAAPAPCPRQIAAVVLNHPSSALTPASTRSLSASLLAVAPSLPTPVADSVLKLLWHHAPRALLFFHSLLHLPPRAHAVGPSTLDLALDLSARLRRPRQLTNSILGLFPRHRLAFTPRTFPILFERLAVSQRRPDLAVRLFLSLHRSHRVAQDLPLFNSLLDALSKSRHAGKAASLVRALEQRFTPDVVTYNTLADGWCRVKDTSRALDVLRLMVESGIAPTKTTYNIILKGFFRAGQLRHAWDFFLQMKKRGSKDESCKPDVVSYTTMVHGLGVAGQLEKARKVFDEMAKEGCAPSVATYNALIQVICKKGNVEDAVTVFDGMRVKGYVPNVVTYTVLIRGLCHAGKIDRGLKLLERMKNGGCEPIVQTYNVLIRYLFEEGEMEKGLDLFEKMSKGEECLPNQDTYNIIISAMFMRKRAEDMVLAARMVEEMVDRGYLPRRFMFNRVLNGLMLTGNQELSRKLLRMQEKYRRLQREIRL from the coding sequence gctgccccgccCACCGCCGACACCGACCTCGGCCGCACCAGCTCCGTGCCCTCGCCagatcgccgccgtcgtgctgaACCACCCTTCGTCCGCCCTCACGCCGGCCTCGACGCGCTCCCTCTCGGcgtccctcctcgccgtcgcgccgtcgctcccGACCCCCGTGGCCGACTCCGTCCTCAAGCTCCTCTGGCAccacgcgccgcgcgcgctcCTCTTCTTCCACtcgctcctccacctcccgccgcgcgcgcacgccGTGGGTCCCTCCACGCTCGACCTCGCGCTCGACCTCTccgcgcgcctccgccgcccgcgccagcTCACCAACTCCATCCTCGGCCTCttcccgcgccaccgcctcgcctTCACCCCGCGCACCTTCCCCATCCTCTTCGAGCGCCTCGCCGTGTCGCAGCGCCGCCCCGACCTCGCCGTCCGCCTCTTCCTCTCGCTCCACCGCTCCCACCGCGTCGCGCAGGACCTCCCCCTGTTCAACTCCCTCCTCGACGCTCTGTCCAAGTCGCGCCACGCCGGCAAGGCCGCCTCCCTCGTCCGCGCTCTTGAGCAGCGCTTCACCCCCGACGTGGTGACGTACAACACGCTCGCCGACGGATGGTGCCGCGTCAAGGACACCTCCCGCGCGCTCGACGTGCTGCGGCTGATGGTCGAGTCCGGTATTGCCCCCACGAAGACCACCTATAACATCATCCTTAAAGGCTTCTTCCGTGCTGGACAGCTACGGCACGCATGGGACTTCTTCCTCCAGATGAAGAAGAGGGGGAGTAAAGACGAGAGCTGTAAGCCCGACGTCGTCTCGTACACTACCATGGTTCATGGGCTGGGTGTTGCCGGGCAGCTGGAGAAAGCTCGCAAGGTGTTTGATGAAATGGCTAAAGAAGGGTGTGCTCCATCGGTTGCTACCTACAATGCGCTTATTCAGGTGATCTGCAAGAAGGGTAATGTGGAGGATGCAGTAACGGTGTTTGATGGTATGCGTGTTAAGGGCTATGTCCCTAACGTGGTTACATACACTGTGTTGATCCGAGGCCTCTGCCATGCTGGGAAGATTGACCGAGGTTTGAAGCTGTTGGAGAGGATGAAGAATGGAGGCTGCGAACCCATCGTTCAGACATACAATGTTCTTATAAGGTATTTATTTGAGGAAGGGGAGATGGAAAAGGGTTTGGATTTGTTTGAGAAGATGAGTAAAGGAGAGGAGTGCCTGCCCAACCAAGACACATACAACATCATAATAAGTGCTATGTTTATGCGCAAGAGGGCTGAGGACATGGTACTGGCTGCAAGGATGGTGGAAGAAATGGTGGATAGAGGTTATCTGCCTAGAAGGTTCATGTTCAACCGTGTGTTGAACGGGTTGATGCTGACAGGGAATCAGGAGCTTTCACGGAAACTCTTGAGAATGCAAGAGAAATATAGACGTTTGCAACGAGAAATAAGACTGTAA